In a genomic window of Myxococcaceae bacterium JPH2:
- the lpdA gene encoding dihydrolipoyl dehydrogenase: MAETFDVVIIGSGPGGYVGAIRAAQLGLKTAIIEKDKRLGGTCLHRGCIPTKSLLWTAELFHHIKESSDFGIDVANPTVNWANAQKHKDKVVTKGANGIDFLMKKNKVTVIKGHGRIAGKGKVEVTAEDGSKQTLDAKNIIIATGSVPKSLPNVTVDHKRVMNSDSILGIDRIPKSIIVLGAGAVGCEFASVFNHVGSKTAIVEYMPNLLPIEDVDVSKELEKIYKRRGIDVHTGAKVEKVEHTADGVRVTMSVGTETKTLEAELLLSAVGRAPVTEDIGLNKTSIQTDRGFIKVDSMNRTSEPNVYAIGDVIPTPMLAHMASAECVLAVEHIAGKNPAPINYDLTPSATYCYPEVASVGLTEKKAKERGYDVKASTAPFGAVTKSAISNESIGLIKIVADKKYDEVLGIHIIGPHATELLAEACVAMKLEITTEELAHTIHAHPTLSEIMHEGAEATLGHPLHF; encoded by the coding sequence GTGGCTGAGACTTTCGACGTGGTGATCATCGGCTCGGGGCCTGGCGGCTACGTGGGGGCCATCCGCGCGGCGCAGCTCGGGCTGAAGACGGCCATCATCGAGAAGGACAAGCGCCTGGGTGGCACCTGCCTCCACCGAGGCTGCATTCCCACCAAGTCCCTCCTGTGGACGGCCGAGCTGTTCCACCACATCAAGGAGTCCTCGGACTTCGGTATCGATGTGGCGAACCCGACCGTCAACTGGGCCAACGCCCAGAAGCACAAGGACAAGGTCGTCACCAAGGGTGCCAACGGCATCGACTTCCTGATGAAGAAGAACAAGGTCACGGTCATCAAGGGCCATGGCCGGATCGCGGGGAAGGGCAAGGTCGAGGTCACGGCCGAGGACGGCTCCAAGCAGACGCTGGACGCCAAGAACATCATCATCGCCACGGGCTCGGTTCCCAAGTCGCTGCCGAACGTGACGGTGGACCACAAGCGCGTGATGAACAGTGATTCCATCCTGGGCATCGACCGCATCCCCAAGAGCATCATCGTCCTGGGCGCTGGCGCGGTGGGCTGCGAGTTCGCCTCCGTGTTCAACCACGTCGGCAGCAAGACGGCCATCGTGGAGTACATGCCCAACCTGCTGCCCATCGAGGACGTGGACGTCTCCAAGGAGCTGGAGAAGATCTACAAGCGCCGCGGCATCGACGTGCACACGGGCGCCAAGGTGGAGAAGGTCGAGCACACCGCGGACGGCGTGCGCGTCACCATGTCGGTGGGCACCGAGACGAAGACGCTCGAGGCCGAGCTGCTCCTGTCGGCCGTGGGCCGCGCTCCGGTGACCGAGGACATCGGGCTGAACAAGACGAGCATCCAGACCGACCGGGGCTTCATCAAGGTCGACTCGATGAACCGCACCAGCGAGCCCAACGTCTACGCCATCGGCGACGTCATCCCCACGCCGATGCTGGCGCACATGGCCAGCGCCGAGTGCGTCCTGGCCGTGGAGCACATCGCGGGCAAGAACCCGGCGCCCATCAACTACGACCTCACCCCGTCCGCCACGTACTGCTACCCCGAGGTGGCGTCCGTGGGTCTCACGGAGAAGAAGGCCAAGGAGCGCGGCTACGACGTCAAGGCGTCCACCGCCCCGTTCGGCGCCGTCACCAAGTCGGCCATCTCCAATGAGTCCATCGGCCTCATCAAGATCGTCGCGGACAAGAAGTACGACGAGGTCCTCGGAATCCACATCATCGGGCCGCACGCCACGGAGCTGCTCGCCGAGGCCTGCGTGGCGATGAAGCTGGAGATCACCACCGAGGAGCTGGCGCACACCATCCACGCCCACCCGACGCTCTCCGAGATCATGCACGAGGGCGCCGAGGCCACCCTGGGCCACCCGCTGCACTTCTAG
- the lipA gene encoding lipoyl synthase: MATPDRFPLPQVSESTRKPEWLKVRLPHGEGYERVKAIVKRTKLATVCEEARCPNIAECWGGGTATVMLMGEVCTRACRFCHVKVGAPPPLDPMEPIHLAQAVKEMNLEYIVVTSVNRDDRPDGGASHFASAIRELRRESPRTLVEVLIPDFKGVEKDLTTVAEARPHVVAHNVETVERLTPTVRDRRATYRQSLRVLEFLKHRPEGLYTKTSVMVGLGETDAELEQTFKDLRSVGVDVLTLGQYLQPSQYHLRVERFVSPAQFAEYKALAESMGFLYVASGPLVRSSYRAAEFFMKGLMERERIERLG; this comes from the coding sequence ATGGCGACTCCCGACAGGTTTCCCCTCCCACAGGTCTCTGAGTCCACCCGGAAGCCCGAGTGGCTCAAGGTGCGCCTCCCGCATGGAGAGGGATACGAGCGGGTCAAGGCCATCGTGAAGCGCACGAAGCTGGCCACGGTGTGCGAAGAGGCCCGCTGCCCGAACATCGCGGAGTGCTGGGGCGGGGGTACCGCCACGGTGATGTTGATGGGCGAGGTCTGCACGCGCGCGTGCCGCTTCTGCCACGTGAAGGTGGGCGCGCCTCCGCCGCTGGATCCGATGGAGCCCATCCATCTGGCCCAGGCCGTGAAGGAGATGAACCTCGAGTACATCGTGGTCACCTCGGTGAACCGCGATGATCGCCCGGACGGCGGCGCCAGCCACTTCGCGTCGGCCATCCGCGAGCTGCGCCGCGAGAGCCCGCGCACCCTCGTCGAGGTGCTCATCCCCGACTTCAAGGGCGTGGAGAAGGACCTCACGACGGTGGCCGAGGCCCGGCCGCACGTGGTGGCGCACAACGTGGAGACGGTGGAGCGCCTCACGCCCACCGTGAGAGATCGCCGCGCGACGTACCGCCAGTCCCTGCGCGTGCTGGAGTTCCTGAAGCACCGCCCCGAGGGCCTCTACACCAAGACGTCCGTCATGGTGGGCCTGGGCGAGACCGACGCCGAACTGGAGCAGACGTTCAAGGACCTGCGCAGCGTGGGCGTGGACGTGCTGACGCTGGGCCAGTACCTCCAGCCGTCGCAGTACCACCTGCGGGTGGAGCGCTTCGTGTCGCCGGCCCAGTTCGCGGAGTACAAGGCGCTGGCCGAGTCGATGGGTTTCCTCTACGTCGCGTCGGGTCCGCTGGTCCGCTCCAGCTACCGGGCGGCCGAGTTCTTCATGAAGGGCCTCATGGAGCGCGAGCGCATTGAGCGCCTGGGCTGA
- a CDS encoding molybdopterin molybdotransferase MoeA has translation MTDAPALMPVEDARAHVLEQVAPLSPEWVPLDDALGRALAEDVVARRTLPPWHNSAMDGYAVRAADLARPLPVRLSVGETVYAGHVPTRAIHAGECARIMTGAPLPPGTDAVVMREKTRTAPGPGDAVDILEAVTAGTFVRPQGEEARAGEVLLPRGTPLGIPELGLLWAQGLGAAWVPRRPRVAILSTGDELCRPDEPPEGRIVDTNAPALALAVRRAGGVPSLLGIARDTRADVEAALARAVGFDVVLTSAGVSVGERDFVKDALEALGVERRFWRVAIKPGKPLLVGTRGATLFLGLPGNPTSSLVTFELFVRPALRRMLGHAQVDPPRVSGRLDGQLSKPLGLAHFIRVSAAWREGELWVRPLATQTSGVLRSAALATHLLHFPQVANSLAHGAHVELLPLSWVG, from the coding sequence TGACTGATGCCCCCGCCCTCATGCCCGTGGAGGACGCCCGAGCCCACGTGCTGGAGCAGGTGGCCCCGCTCTCCCCCGAGTGGGTTCCGCTGGACGATGCGCTGGGGCGCGCCTTGGCCGAGGACGTGGTCGCGCGCCGCACGCTCCCGCCCTGGCACAACTCGGCCATGGACGGCTATGCCGTGCGCGCCGCGGACCTCGCCCGTCCCCTCCCCGTCCGGCTCTCCGTGGGCGAGACGGTCTATGCCGGCCACGTGCCCACGCGGGCCATCCACGCCGGTGAGTGCGCTCGCATCATGACCGGTGCACCGCTCCCCCCGGGCACGGACGCGGTGGTGATGCGCGAGAAGACCCGGACCGCCCCAGGGCCGGGGGACGCGGTGGACATCCTGGAAGCCGTGACCGCGGGGACCTTCGTGCGCCCCCAGGGTGAGGAGGCCCGCGCTGGCGAGGTCCTCCTCCCGCGCGGCACGCCCCTGGGCATCCCGGAGCTGGGGCTCTTGTGGGCGCAGGGGCTTGGCGCGGCATGGGTGCCACGCCGCCCGCGGGTGGCCATCCTCTCCACCGGCGACGAGCTGTGCCGCCCGGACGAGCCGCCGGAGGGTCGCATCGTCGACACCAACGCCCCCGCGCTGGCGCTCGCCGTGCGGCGCGCGGGAGGGGTTCCCAGCCTGCTGGGAATCGCCCGGGACACGCGCGCGGACGTGGAGGCCGCCCTCGCGCGGGCCGTGGGCTTCGACGTCGTCCTCACCAGCGCGGGCGTCTCCGTGGGCGAGCGGGACTTCGTCAAGGACGCCCTGGAGGCCCTGGGCGTAGAGCGGCGCTTCTGGCGCGTGGCCATCAAGCCCGGCAAGCCGCTGCTGGTGGGCACGCGGGGGGCCACCCTCTTCCTGGGCCTGCCCGGCAACCCCACGTCTTCCCTGGTGACGTTCGAGCTGTTCGTCCGGCCCGCGCTGCGCCGCATGCTCGGCCACGCCCAGGTGGATCCGCCCCGGGTGTCCGGCCGCTTGGATGGCCAGCTCTCCAAGCCCCTGGGCCTGGCCCACTTCATCCGGGTCTCGGCGGCCTGGCGAGAGGGCGAGCTATGGGTGCGGCCATTGGCCACCCAGACCTCGGGTGTTCTGAGATCGGCAGCCCTGGCCACACACCTGCTCCACTTCCCCCAGGTAGCCAACAGCCTGGCTCATGGCGCCCATGTGGAATTGCTCCCGCTGTCCTGGGTGGGATGA
- the hisI gene encoding phosphoribosyl-AMP cyclohydrolase has translation MLDLATLDFDKGQGMVTVVTQDAHTGDVLMVAHADREALEATLRTGQMHYRSRTRGLWHKGATSGNTQRVVSLRADCDGDAVLARVEKAGPACHTQTETCFGPGLDDPLAHLDALLAARATRPAEAGEPPGYTRRLLGDRNLRLKKLGEEAAELVTACADGDRTRAVEEAADVLYHVLVALLPLGLSGNDVKAVLAARARR, from the coding sequence ATGCTCGACCTCGCGACGCTCGACTTCGACAAGGGCCAAGGCATGGTGACGGTCGTGACCCAGGACGCGCACACGGGCGACGTGCTCATGGTCGCGCACGCGGATCGCGAGGCGCTCGAGGCGACGCTGCGCACGGGCCAGATGCATTACCGCTCTCGGACCCGAGGGCTGTGGCACAAGGGCGCCACGAGTGGGAACACGCAGCGGGTGGTGTCCCTGCGCGCCGACTGTGACGGTGACGCGGTGCTCGCGCGTGTGGAGAAGGCGGGACCCGCGTGCCATACCCAGACCGAGACGTGCTTCGGCCCTGGGCTGGATGATCCGCTGGCGCACCTGGACGCCTTGCTCGCGGCCCGCGCCACTCGACCTGCCGAGGCGGGCGAGCCCCCGGGCTACACCCGCCGGCTGCTGGGGGATCGGAACCTTCGCCTGAAGAAACTGGGAGAAGAAGCCGCGGAGCTCGTGACGGCCTGCGCCGATGGTGATCGGACCCGCGCGGTCGAGGAGGCGGCCGACGTGCTGTACCACGTCCTCGTCGCGCTGCTTCCGCTCGGCCTCAGCGGGAACGACGTGAAGGCGGTCCTTGCCGCCCGAGCTCGGCGCTGA
- a CDS encoding imidazoleglycerol-phosphate dehydratase: MTTVVRETKETRVRVALARGDGATRVDTGLKFLDHMVATLARYAGWELSLEARGDLTHHLMEDVAITLGAAVRQVIPATAARYGERTVPMDDALVQACLDAGGRFFYRGPLKSPLYEHWMRSFSEHAGLTLHLRVLRGTDRHHVTEAAFKALGLALRDAMVDSGAVFSLKGTVVMEVSECSRGG; encoded by the coding sequence ATGACCACGGTGGTTCGAGAGACGAAAGAGACGCGGGTGCGCGTGGCGCTCGCACGCGGTGACGGTGCTACGCGGGTGGACACGGGGCTGAAGTTCCTGGACCACATGGTGGCCACGCTGGCGCGCTATGCGGGTTGGGAGCTGTCGCTGGAGGCGCGAGGCGATCTCACGCATCACCTCATGGAGGACGTGGCCATCACGCTGGGCGCGGCGGTGCGGCAGGTGATTCCGGCCACGGCGGCGCGCTACGGCGAGCGCACCGTGCCCATGGACGATGCGCTCGTGCAGGCGTGCCTGGATGCGGGGGGACGGTTCTTCTACCGAGGCCCGTTGAAGAGTCCGCTCTACGAGCACTGGATGCGCTCGTTCAGCGAGCACGCGGGACTGACGCTGCACCTGCGCGTGCTGAGAGGGACGGATCGCCATCACGTCACGGAGGCGGCGTTCAAGGCGCTCGGATTGGCGCTGCGGGACGCGATGGTGGACTCGGGGGCGGTGTTCAGCCTGAAGGGAACGGTCGTGATGGAGGTGAGCGAATGCTCGCGCGGCGGCTGA
- the hisF gene encoding imidazole glycerol phosphate synthase subunit HisF produces MLARRLIVCLDVKDGRVVKGVRFEGLRDMGDPVSLAQRYEEEGADEVTFLDISATEEGRATLWALVQRTAERLFIPLTVGGGVRTVEDAGRALRAGADKVCLNSAAVADPEVLTACAERFGSQAVVASIDAKREEHGWRVYTHGGRRRTEWDAVGWARECVRRGVGEVLLTSVDRDGSREGYDVALTRAVSSSVDVPVIASGGAGTGAHVRDALREGGADAALVAGILHEGITTVGALKAMLRDNGIEIRSQT; encoded by the coding sequence ATGCTCGCGCGGCGGCTGATTGTCTGCCTGGACGTGAAGGACGGTCGGGTCGTGAAGGGCGTTCGCTTCGAGGGACTGCGCGACATGGGGGATCCGGTCTCGCTCGCCCAACGCTACGAAGAGGAGGGCGCGGACGAAGTGACGTTCCTCGACATCTCCGCGACCGAGGAGGGACGCGCGACGCTGTGGGCCCTGGTCCAGCGCACCGCCGAGCGGCTGTTCATCCCGCTCACCGTGGGGGGCGGCGTGCGAACCGTGGAGGACGCGGGCCGGGCGCTGCGCGCGGGCGCGGACAAGGTGTGCCTCAACTCCGCCGCGGTGGCGGACCCCGAAGTGCTCACGGCTTGCGCCGAGCGCTTCGGCTCGCAGGCCGTGGTGGCGAGCATCGACGCGAAGCGAGAGGAGCACGGCTGGCGCGTCTACACGCACGGCGGGCGACGACGGACCGAGTGGGACGCAGTGGGCTGGGCGCGCGAGTGTGTGCGGCGCGGCGTGGGCGAGGTGCTGCTGACCAGCGTGGATCGCGATGGTTCGCGAGAGGGCTATGACGTGGCGCTGACGCGCGCAGTCTCGTCATCGGTCGATGTGCCGGTCATCGCATCGGGTGGCGCGGGAACGGGCGCGCATGTCCGTGACGCACTTCGCGAGGGCGGCGCGGATGCGGCATTGGTCGCGGGCATCCTTCACGAGGGCATCACCACGGTGGGGGCGCTCAAGGCGATGCTGCGCGACAACGGAATCGAGATTCGGAGCCAGACATGA
- a CDS encoding 2-oxo acid dehydrogenase subunit E2, translating into MATFEFKLPDLGEGVMEGELVKWHVKEGDLVKEDQVLAEVMTDKATVTVPSPKAGRVMKTFGKEGEMAKVHQLLAILEIEGAAPAQAASSHGAAPVAATPAAAPAAVASAPAAASKVLATPVTRRMAREHGLNLAEISGTGPQGRVTKADVVAALEGGAQKNEVSAPAVQQSRPAAAPVASGRADERIALRGLRKKIAEKMVRSKFTMPHFAFVEEVDATDLVTLRTRLNAQLASSGDGTKLTYLPFIVKATIAALKKFPHLNSNFDESTQELVVRGDFNIGIAVATPDGLTVAVVRHADRLTLGELAKEISRLSNAARDRKLKMEELTGGTFTITSLGQSGGLFATPIINHPEVGIMGVHKLKKRPAVKDDQIVIRDMMNLSLSCDHRVIDGDVAASFVYEVIKYLEKPDLLFLAMS; encoded by the coding sequence ATGGCGACTTTCGAATTCAAGCTCCCCGACCTTGGTGAAGGCGTGATGGAGGGGGAGCTGGTGAAGTGGCACGTGAAGGAGGGCGATCTGGTCAAGGAGGACCAGGTGCTCGCCGAGGTGATGACCGACAAGGCCACCGTCACGGTCCCCAGCCCCAAGGCCGGCCGCGTCATGAAGACGTTCGGCAAGGAAGGGGAGATGGCGAAGGTGCACCAGCTCCTCGCCATCCTGGAGATCGAGGGCGCGGCTCCGGCTCAGGCTGCCTCTTCGCACGGCGCGGCGCCCGTGGCGGCGACGCCGGCGGCGGCCCCTGCAGCGGTGGCGAGTGCTCCTGCGGCGGCCTCGAAGGTGCTCGCCACGCCGGTCACTCGGCGCATGGCGCGTGAGCATGGCCTCAACCTGGCGGAGATCTCCGGCACGGGTCCGCAGGGGCGGGTGACGAAGGCGGATGTCGTCGCGGCCCTCGAGGGTGGCGCGCAGAAGAACGAGGTCTCGGCTCCCGCTGTGCAGCAGTCGCGTCCCGCGGCCGCGCCGGTGGCCTCGGGCCGTGCCGATGAGCGCATCGCGCTCCGGGGCCTGCGCAAGAAGATCGCGGAGAAGATGGTCCGCTCGAAGTTCACCATGCCGCACTTCGCCTTCGTCGAGGAGGTGGACGCGACGGACCTGGTGACGCTGCGCACGCGGCTCAACGCGCAGCTCGCGTCCTCGGGCGATGGCACGAAGCTGACGTACCTGCCGTTCATCGTGAAGGCGACCATCGCCGCGCTGAAGAAGTTCCCGCACCTGAACTCCAACTTCGACGAGTCCACGCAGGAACTCGTGGTGCGCGGCGACTTCAACATCGGCATCGCGGTGGCGACGCCGGACGGGCTCACCGTGGCGGTGGTTCGGCACGCGGATCGCCTGACGCTGGGCGAGCTGGCGAAGGAGATCTCCCGCCTGAGCAATGCCGCGCGCGATCGGAAGCTCAAGATGGAGGAGCTGACGGGCGGCACGTTCACCATCACCTCGCTCGGCCAGAGCGGCGGCCTGTTCGCCACGCCCATCATCAACCACCCCGAGGTGGGCATCATGGGCGTGCACAAGCTGAAGAAGCGCCCGGCGGTGAAGGATGATCAGATCGTCATCCGCGACATGATGAACCTGTCGCTGTCGTGCGATCACCGCGTCATCGACGGCGACGTGGCCGCGAGCTTCGTCTACGAGGTCATCAAGTATCTGGAGAAGCCGGACCTGCTCTTCCTCGCGATGTCGTGA
- the hisN gene encoding histidinol-phosphatase → MSDGQSLMRAAAEVARKAGDVALGYFRGGIAVDTKRDGTPVTVADRTAEQVARQWLEARFPQDGILGEEFGETRPGAPRRWILDPIDGTKTFIRGVPLWGTLVAVAEGERVVAGAAYFPAVGELVVAAPGQGCFWNDQRARVSTEADLSKAVVLSTDERFFRYPERGEAWRELTLRAGISRTWGDCYGYLLVATGRAEVMVDEMLSPWDAAALQPIIEEAGGVFTDWTGARTSFGGSGIATNAVLAQDVRARLGATGNP, encoded by the coding sequence ATGAGTGACGGACAGTCGTTGATGCGTGCCGCCGCGGAGGTGGCTCGCAAGGCCGGGGACGTAGCGCTCGGATACTTCCGAGGGGGCATCGCGGTGGACACCAAGCGGGATGGAACACCTGTGACGGTGGCGGATCGCACGGCGGAGCAGGTGGCGCGTCAGTGGCTGGAGGCACGCTTCCCCCAAGATGGAATCCTGGGCGAGGAGTTCGGCGAGACGCGGCCGGGTGCGCCGCGCAGGTGGATCCTCGACCCCATCGATGGAACGAAGACCTTCATCCGCGGTGTCCCGCTGTGGGGCACGTTGGTCGCGGTGGCGGAGGGCGAGCGCGTGGTCGCGGGCGCCGCGTACTTCCCCGCCGTGGGAGAGCTGGTCGTGGCGGCACCGGGGCAGGGGTGCTTCTGGAATGATCAGCGCGCCCGCGTGTCCACGGAAGCCGACCTGTCGAAGGCCGTGGTGCTCTCCACCGACGAGCGCTTCTTCCGCTATCCCGAGCGCGGCGAGGCATGGCGCGAGCTGACGCTGCGCGCGGGCATCTCGCGCACGTGGGGCGACTGCTACGGCTACCTGCTCGTGGCCACCGGACGCGCCGAGGTGATGGTGGACGAGATGCTGTCGCCGTGGGACGCGGCCGCGCTGCAGCCCATCATCGAGGAGGCAGGAGGCGTCTTCACCGACTGGACCGGCGCGCGCACGTCCTTCGGTGGCAGTGGCATCGCCACCAACGCGGTGCTGGCCCAGGACGTCCGCGCTCGACTGGGCGCGACGGGGAACCCGTGA
- the lipB gene encoding lipoyl(octanoyl) transferase LipB: MNTITVYRLGRVEYEDGLRLMQLLGEARLQGQVSDSLLLLEHPPVLTLGRAAKRENITASDADLAAEGVTTFDTNRGGDVTYHGPGQIVGYPIFLLPPERQDVRRYVRDVERCIIQSLATFGITSGTIPKWPGVWVGGEGSPDARKIAAIGVHLSRWLTTHGFALNVNTRLEHFQLIVPCGIREAGVTSMQRELGHALAIPDVEEVLARNFCEVFESQRVDALAPARTVSVAALRGHGSELQVLLLRRRPERGGFWQVVTGKVEAGETPAQAAARELAEETGLVLTPQDLDYRHAFAVGNAAPLRLVQEHGFGAQGAPDVSVRLGPEHDAFEWVNIPTALERLPFEGLRETVRRTVARFALRA; this comes from the coding sequence GTGAACACCATCACCGTCTACCGGCTCGGCCGGGTTGAGTATGAGGACGGCCTGCGCCTCATGCAGTTGCTGGGTGAAGCCCGCTTGCAGGGACAGGTGTCGGACTCACTGTTGCTGCTCGAGCATCCGCCGGTCCTCACGCTCGGGCGCGCCGCGAAGCGCGAGAACATCACCGCGAGCGATGCGGATCTCGCGGCGGAGGGCGTGACGACCTTCGACACCAATCGCGGTGGCGACGTCACGTACCACGGGCCTGGGCAGATCGTCGGCTACCCCATCTTCCTCTTGCCCCCAGAGCGCCAGGACGTGCGCCGCTACGTGCGCGACGTCGAGCGCTGCATCATCCAGTCGCTCGCCACCTTCGGCATCACGTCGGGCACCATTCCCAAGTGGCCGGGGGTCTGGGTCGGTGGCGAGGGTTCACCGGATGCGCGGAAGATCGCCGCCATTGGCGTGCACCTGTCACGCTGGCTCACCACGCACGGCTTCGCGCTGAACGTGAACACGCGGCTGGAGCACTTTCAGCTCATCGTCCCCTGCGGCATTCGCGAGGCGGGGGTCACCTCCATGCAGCGCGAGCTGGGCCATGCGCTCGCCATTCCTGACGTGGAGGAGGTGCTCGCGCGCAACTTCTGCGAGGTGTTCGAGAGCCAGCGCGTCGATGCGCTCGCTCCCGCGCGCACCGTGAGCGTGGCGGCCCTGCGCGGTCATGGCTCGGAGCTTCAAGTCCTGCTCCTGCGACGGAGGCCCGAGCGCGGAGGCTTCTGGCAAGTCGTGACCGGCAAGGTCGAAGCAGGGGAGACTCCCGCCCAGGCCGCGGCTCGCGAACTCGCGGAGGAGACGGGCCTGGTGCTCACGCCGCAGGATCTCGACTACCGCCACGCGTTCGCGGTGGGGAACGCAGCGCCCCTGCGGCTCGTCCAGGAGCACGGCTTCGGCGCCCAGGGCGCGCCCGATGTGAGCGTCCGCCTGGGGCCGGAGCACGATGCTTTCGAGTGGGTGAACATCCCCACCGCGCTGGAGCGACTGCCTTTCGAGGGGCTGCGCGAGACCGTGCGTCGCACGGTGGCGCGCTTCGCCCTCAGAGCTTGA
- the ribA gene encoding GTP cyclohydrolase II yields MSDTRSPQVLPTRKPTQFLERYSEADVPTARGVLRTIVFRDKRNGREHVALTVGNVTGLEGVPVRIHSECLTSEVFGSLKCDCRQQLDRSLDFIAQQGLGVVLYLRQEGRGIGLGNKIKAYALQAKGLDTYEANRQLGFADDLRTYDIAAEMLRGLDVRSVDLITNNPLKIAGLVEEGIPVRRRIPSRTEHNPHNVDYLKTKRERTGHLIELFAEDDDTEAQTG; encoded by the coding sequence ATGTCTGACACGCGCTCACCACAGGTCCTGCCGACGCGCAAGCCGACCCAGTTCCTCGAGCGATATTCCGAGGCGGACGTGCCGACGGCGCGGGGTGTCCTGCGGACCATCGTGTTCCGGGACAAGCGCAATGGCCGGGAGCACGTGGCGCTGACGGTGGGCAACGTGACGGGCCTGGAGGGCGTCCCGGTGCGGATCCACTCCGAGTGCCTCACGAGCGAAGTCTTTGGCAGCCTCAAGTGCGACTGCCGGCAGCAGCTCGACCGGTCGCTGGACTTCATCGCCCAGCAGGGACTCGGCGTGGTGCTGTACCTGCGGCAGGAGGGCCGAGGGATCGGCCTGGGCAACAAGATCAAGGCCTATGCGCTGCAGGCCAAGGGTCTGGACACCTACGAGGCCAACCGGCAGCTCGGCTTCGCGGATGATCTGCGCACCTACGACATCGCGGCGGAGATGCTGCGCGGCCTGGATGTACGCTCCGTGGACCTGATCACCAACAACCCGCTGAAGATCGCGGGGCTGGTGGAGGAAGGCATCCCGGTACGTCGCCGAATCCCTTCCCGGACCGAGCACAATCCGCATAACGTCGACTACTTGAAGACGAAGCGTGAGCGTACGGGGCACCTGATTGAGCTCTTCGCCGAGGACGACGACACGGAAGCCCAGACCGGCTGA
- a CDS encoding DofB protein produces the protein MVTPTYQSEVIDRIIFSRWHNPPTKDDVAAMMAQMEEAARRLGQNLLYIASISPKAKVPDAQERAYLNQMVAEGRRFCEQSWLVYEGTDLQHNLQRVIISGVLILTRTFDNYLSVAKSADAIVKDVGTALKKDASPIFKVARERGLIA, from the coding sequence ATCGTGACTCCCACGTACCAGTCCGAAGTCATCGACCGCATCATCTTCTCCCGCTGGCACAACCCGCCGACGAAGGACGATGTGGCGGCGATGATGGCGCAGATGGAGGAGGCGGCTCGGCGGCTCGGGCAGAACCTGCTCTACATCGCGTCCATCAGCCCGAAGGCGAAGGTTCCGGACGCGCAGGAGCGCGCGTATCTCAACCAGATGGTCGCCGAGGGTCGCCGCTTCTGCGAGCAGTCCTGGCTCGTCTACGAAGGCACCGATCTCCAGCACAACCTGCAGCGCGTCATCATCTCGGGCGTGCTCATCCTCACGCGCACCTTCGACAACTACCTGTCGGTGGCGAAGTCCGCGGACGCCATCGTCAAGGATGTGGGCACCGCGCTGAAGAAGGACGCGAGCCCCATCTTCAAGGTGGCCCGCGAGCGCGGCCTGATCGCCTGA
- a CDS encoding MBL fold metallo-hydrolase, whose translation MSSSPRTTTRKPRPAERPAKGRNTLARNKARGPFEVRFWGVRGSIPAPGPTTKRYGGNTPCVEVRCGGELLIFDLGSGARALGDELGFKPLNASIFISHYHYDHLQGLPFFAPMFGPDNAITLFGSPRNGQSVKQILAGQMMPPYFPVTAEAVFRARVEYRDVVAGEVLEVGPARVRTLELNHPGGNLGYRVDYQGRSLVYATDVEHGSELDSRLFDFARGADLLIYDSMYTEDEYHGRTGPARTGWGHSTWEAAVQAANASDVKTLVLFHHDPTRDDAKMDKLVRQVRKHRPEAIAAKESMVIKL comes from the coding sequence TTGAGCTCTTCGCCGAGGACGACGACACGGAAGCCCAGACCGGCTGAGCGCCCGGCGAAGGGACGCAACACGCTGGCGCGCAACAAGGCCCGAGGTCCCTTCGAGGTCCGGTTCTGGGGCGTGCGTGGCTCCATCCCCGCTCCGGGCCCGACGACGAAGCGCTACGGCGGCAACACGCCCTGCGTGGAGGTGCGGTGCGGAGGTGAGCTGCTCATCTTCGACTTGGGCTCTGGCGCCCGCGCGCTGGGCGATGAGCTGGGCTTCAAGCCGCTCAACGCCTCCATTTTCATTTCGCACTACCACTACGATCACCTGCAGGGCCTGCCGTTCTTCGCGCCCATGTTCGGGCCGGACAACGCCATCACGCTGTTCGGCTCGCCCCGCAATGGGCAGTCGGTGAAGCAGATCCTCGCCGGGCAGATGATGCCTCCGTACTTCCCGGTGACGGCCGAGGCGGTCTTCCGCGCGCGGGTGGAGTACCGAGACGTGGTGGCGGGCGAGGTCCTCGAAGTGGGCCCCGCGCGCGTGCGCACGCTGGAACTCAACCACCCGGGTGGCAACCTCGGCTATCGCGTGGACTACCAGGGGCGGTCGCTCGTCTACGCCACGGATGTCGAGCACGGCAGCGAGTTGGACTCACGCCTCTTCGACTTCGCGCGCGGCGCCGACCTGCTCATCTACGACTCGATGTACACCGAGGACGAGTACCACGGCCGCACCGGGCCAGCGCGCACGGGCTGGGGCCACTCCACCTGGGAGGCGGCCGTGCAGGCCGCCAACGCCAGCGACGTGAAGACGCTCGTCCTCTTCCATCACGATCCCACGCGGGACGACGCGAAGATGGACAAACTGGTGCGCCAGGTGCGCAAGCATCGCCCCGAGGCCATCGCGGCCAAGGAGTCGATGGTCATCAAGCTCTGA